A genome region from Erigeron canadensis isolate Cc75 chromosome 3, C_canadensis_v1, whole genome shotgun sequence includes the following:
- the LOC122594239 gene encoding protein OCTOPUS-like has product MNPTTTDQLPPPPPLQQPPRSSFSCDRHPNESFNGFCPLCLCERLTTLDNNNPSSATTSTSRRNSTSSATAAIKSIFKHKSSSTTFVPNNNNNSTKTSSFFPELRRTKSFSAARNAELISCGYEPQRKSCDVRNTLYSLFSVENNEYKYNNNKQKQLGQNTNSTTTSSTDIIIDDQQQKRVDTNDCEIRNIVDEIEEISEEIAEQEKSLQKEEENKFEGDVEEIVLQELKTMKDHIHIDLDSNAKKSTTRSNFWSAASVLSKKWQKWRRKQKKSSPENDVVSSSTLPVKKPVSRQYRETQSEIADYGFGRRSCDVDPRFSLDAGRVSFDDPRYSFDEPRASWDGYLIGRTFPRLPPMVEDVPVVVHVPRSDMQISVEEHVVKNDESVPGGSVQTREYYTDSSSKRRKSLDRSNSIRKMAAAVVAEMDQTKEKTVTASAAAAAAVAVSNAKVTPASIDYGYPNRGLRFPSIGGERELGRDSNSNSLRDDCSETFELGINGGEKKEGKKSRRWRWKIWGFIQRRGSNKDDDYEGFSRVNGVERSFSESWQETGINKKVFRSNSSVSWRNSSKKSSSEINGFGNGKSRRSVGGDEFVLERNRSARYSPKHTDSGLLRFYLTPLRGSRRSRSTSNSNSVGKNILRPY; this is encoded by the coding sequence ATGAATCCCACCACCACCGACCAActaccaccgccgccgccgttACAACAACCTCCTCGTTCTTCTTTCAGCTGCGACCGTCACCCAAATGAATCTTTCAACGGCTTCTGTCCTTTGTGTCTCTGCGAACGTCTCACCACTTTAGATAACAATAATCCGTCGTCCGCCACCACTTCCACCTCTCGCCGGAACTCCACTTCTTccgccaccgccgccatcaAATCAATCTTCAAACacaaatcatcatcaacaacatttgttcccaataataataataacagtaCTAAAACATCTTCTTTTTTTCCAGAGCTTCGTCGCACGAAGTCATTTTCCGCGGCTCGAAACGCGGAGTTAATTAGTTGCGGTTACGAGCCGCAGCGAAAATCGTGCGACGTTCGTAACACATTGTACTCGTTGTTTTCGGTCGAAAACAACgaatacaaatataataataataaacaaaaacaattggGTCAAAATACAAACAGCACCACGACCAGCAGCACCGACATTATTATAGACGACCAACAACAAAAACGAGTGGATACGAATGATTGTGAAATCCGCAACATTGTTGATGAGATTGAGGAAATAAGTGAAGAAATTGCTGAACAAGAAAAATCCTtacaaaaagaagaagaaaataagtTTGAAGGTGATGTTGAAGAGATTGTTTTACAAGAATTGAAAACAATGAAAgatcatatacatatagatcTAGATTCAAATGCTAAAAAGTCAACTACCAGGTCAAACTTCTGGTCAGCTGCGTCGGTGTTAAGTAAGAAATGGCAAAAATGGAGGCGAAAACAGAAGAAAAGTAGTCCTGAAAACGACGTCGTTTCGTCGTCTACATTGCCGGTTAAAAAACCGGTTTCACGGCAGTACCGTGAAACGCAGTCAGAAATAGCTGATTATGGGTTTGGAAGGCGGTCTTGTGATGTTGACCCGAGGTTTTCGTTGGATGCGGGTCGGGTTTCTTTTGATGACCCGAGGTATTCGTTTGATGAGCCTCGGGCATCTTGGGATGGGTATTTGATTGGGAGGACATTTCCTAGGCTTCCGCCTATGGTTGAGGATGTACCTGTTGTTGTACATGTTCCTCGGTCCGATATGCAGATATCGGTTGAGGAACATgtggtgaaaaatgatgaatCTGTGCCCGGTGGGTCTGTACAGACCCGCGAGTATTACACAGATTCTTCGTCTAAGAGACGAAAAAGCCTTGACAGGTCAAATTCCATTAGGAAAATGGCCGCGGCTGTGGTCGCGGAAATGGACCAAACAAAGGAAAAAACTGTCACAGCCTCAGCAGCTGCAGCTGCGGCCGTGGCAGTATCAAATGCAAAAGTAACGCCTGCTAGTATTGATTATGGGTATCCTAATAGAGGGTTAAGGTTTCCAAGTATTGGTGGTGAGAGGGAATTAGGAAGAGATTCGAATTCGAATTCGTTGAGAGATGATTGTTCAGAAACATTTGAGTTAGGGATAAATGGGGGAGAGAAAAAAGAAGGGAAGAAATCGAGGCGTTGGAGGTGGAAAATTTGGGGGTTTATTCAACGTCGTGGAAGTAACAAAGACGACGACTACGAGGGGTTTAGCAGAGTGAATGGCGTGGAGAGATCATTCTCGGAATCTTGGCAAGAAACCGGGATTAACAAGAAAGTGTTTAGAAGTAATAGTAGTGTGAGTTGGAGGAACTCATCCAAAAAATCAAGTTCTGAAATCAATGGATTTGGAAATGGGAAGAGCAGGAGATCAGTTGGAGGCGACGAATTTGTTCTTGAAAGGAATCGTAGTGCACGATATTCACCTAAACATACTGATAGCGGTTTGCTAAGATTTTACTTGACTCCATTGAGGGGAAGTCGCAGAAGTAGATCAACTAGTAACTCGAATTCCGTTGGCAAGAACATTCTTCGTCCATACTAA